The segment GGCGACTGGTTAATTCAGATAAAATCTTCTCATCATGAATTTCCATAAAAACCGCTTCATTCACTGGATTGCCGCCATGGCAATTGCAATGAGTGCTCTTGCGCCAGCGGTTTCACAAGCGGTGTCACTTGCTAAGGGTGGTCACGGTTTAGCAATGGAAATCTGTTCTGCTGATGGTAGCAAGATGCGGTTGGATGTCCAGATTGATGATGAGGCTAGCAATTCCATGCAGCCTTGCCCATACTGCGTAACTCACGCCAACATCACACCAGCATTTAATACCAATCTCACTTTTGCAGCACCATCATCGTTTGCGTTGCTTCCAAAACTTTTCTATCAATCACCCAAGCCACTCTCTGTTTGGGTAACGCCTCCCTCAGCAGCACCTCCTACACAAGCCTAAATAAAACTTAGGGCATAGCCTAGCTATGTAATTGGCAACGATGTTGCCGAATATTGTGTGGAAAAGTAATGCGGTTACAGACGAAGAGAAATAGTGCAGTATTGGGTTTATTGCTGAGTTTGGCAATCATTAGTGTGTCGGCGCAGATTGCGCCACCACCTGATTATGATCAGAAATTAAAGAGCGTTACAGTTTCAGCAACACGCTCTGGTAGTGCTTTAGATGAAATCCCTCTTAACACCACTATTTTGACTAAAGAAGTATTAGAGGTAGCGCCCGACCAAACCATAGATCAAATATTAAAAAACGTGCCAGGCGTTGTTTTGAATGACACGCCTTACTATCAAAAAGATCCTACAGGCCAAAGCATTAATGTCCGAGGCCTTGGTAATGCTAGAACTCTAGTTTTAATTGATGGTCTGCCTGCTAATGATGCATTTTATGGGACGGTGCAATGGAATTTAGTTCCCATGTCTTCTATTGAGTCTGTGGAATTCATTCGAGGAGGGGTCTCCAGTTTATGGGGAAACTACGGAATGGGCGGAGTTATTAATATTAAGACTAAGACTCCAGTTAATAGTCAGCAAGAAGTTTCCGCCAGCATAGGATCCTATGGGACTGGAAATATAGCGGCATCAAAAGACCTGATGGCTTCAGACGCATTGCAGCTGAGGTTTTCTGCGGATTATTTTTCAACCGATGGTTATCAACAGATTGCAACCATATCTCCAGCATCACCCAATAGCATTAAAAATGGTCAAGGCCCGGCAAGTTCTCATAACTCTAATATGAGGCTGCAGGGTTACTTTAAAACCAGTCAAGATACCAATGGATTTTTTAGGGCAGGCTATCACACCATGTCCGATCTATCTTCAGGATATTCGTTTGCGTCCAATATCATGCAAGAAACTGATTTGGCTGCCGGTACTACAACTCGCTTAGATAATGAATCCAAGGTTGACGTCAATATCTTTTATGAAAATACTGGCTTCAATAAGCAAAATGGATCTACAACTACTAGTGCATCGAATGGAGTCCCATCTAATACGCCATATGTAAATGCAAACTACAAAGATCCTTATAGCACTGTTGGTGCGTCCGCATTGTTTACGAAAAAGCTAACGGGAGTGATCGATCAATATGTTGTTGGTGTTGATGCGCGCAATATTGCCGGCTCAAATTTTACAAATAACCTAAATAACAATGGTACTCTTGCGGCTGTAAATTACGCCCAGGGCCAGCAGACTTTTTACGGTTTGATGGGACAGCTAAAGTCAAACGCCGAATCATTCCCGCTTGAGACAACCTTGGCTGCCCGAATAGATCAATGGAATAGTCAAACCCCCACAAATTACAATACTGGCGCAAATGGCGCCAATCCAGTCTATCAAAATATCCCCAATCAAAGTAAGACGCAACTGAGTCCCACTTTGGGATTTTTGTATAAGCTGTCTAATAATTGGGATTTAAGATCGGCTGCCTATCAAGCTTTTCACGCGCCAGGCTTAAATAATACTCTCAGGTCATATGGATCGTCGACGGGTTTCAGTTTTGCCAACCCAAACCTTACCCCTGAGACGATGACGGGTTATGAAATTGGCACTGACTATCGATGGAAAGGTGGGTTTGTTCAATTAACCGGATTTAATAACTATATTCAGAGTGCAGTGGCTTCTTACTCTCTAAATAAAAATAGTGCCACCGATCAAGCCTTGGCAAAGCAACTATGCGGCGCTTCAGCTACCTGGACCGGTCAAAGCAATTATGGAATTTGCAATTCTTCAAGCTTAAGCTATTACACAAATAATCAGAATTTACTTAGCCAGGGCATTGAATTTCAGCTTCATCACGACATTAATTCTCAGTGGGCAGCAGATGCTAACTATTCCTTTACTAGTACGCAGCTAACTATGAGTGCCACCAGTGATCCGACGGGAAAGCAAATAGGAGGGGTGCCTCAGAATTTGCTGGGAGGAGGATTGACTTACTATCCGGTGCCGCAAGCCAGCTTAAGTGCGACATTGCGCTATGTTGGTAGTTCTTGGATGAATACCGCAAATACGTTACCAGTCCCGGCATACGCAGTTGTGGGGTTGCGTGCCAACTATGATTTGACAAAAAATGCGACTGTATATGCATCCGCTGTAAATTTATTTAATCGCCAATATATTACTTTTGGAACGGGCTCAAGCAATACAGGTTATGTTCTTGGTATGCCGCAATCTATTAATGTGGGCGCACGAGTTATTTTCTGATGAATACAAAATTGAATTCCATCTTTACTAAGTTTCTTTTGCTAGGTCTTGGGGGATTCTTCATCCTCCAGTCTGCGGTCGCTCAAACAGATCACTCATCTCATATGATGGATATTGCTCCAGCCAAGCCGGCGGCTTGTGCTGGGTCTGGCTTAGAGTGCGCCAATGCTGCGACTCCATTCTTCATGGCTGACAGCAGCTTGTTATTAGCTTGGACTGCAGGTGGTGTAGTTTCAGTTGCGCAGTCAGGGGACAAGGGAAAAACATTTTCATCCCCAGTGGCTATTGCTCAACACGGTAAGTCCTTGGATTCAGGTGCTGATGCTAGGCCGCAAATTGTTGCTAATTCCAACGGTCAAGTATTTTTAGCTTATGCCTTTTTTAAGGACTCCAATTGGAATGCGCAAATCAATACCTCAGTTTCAAATGATGGAGGTAAGATATTCTCAACGCCAAACTCTTTGGTAAATGACTCCTCTAGCCAGAGATTTCCATCTGTATTAGTTCAACCGGATAACAAGATTTTTGTAGCATGGATTGATAAGCGTTTAGTGGCTGATGCTAAAAAGGCGGGGCAGCAACGCCTGGGCGGATCTATTGCATATGCATTCTCTGAAGATGGTGGGGTGACTTTTGCTCCAGAAAGAATTGCTAACGAATCAAGTTGCGAGTGTTGTCGAATCGGCGTAAGTGGGGATCCTAAGGGTGGGGTGGGAATTGTCTACCGTGCAATCTTTCCTGGCGGCGTACGGGATCATGCAAGCCAAATCATTACATCATCTGGGTCTGGGCAAATTCGTCGCGTCTCAAATGATGGGTGGAAGACAGATGCTTGCCCACATCATGGGCCGACTATCGCCATCTCCGATTCAGGAAAGATACATGTTGCCTGGTTTACTCAAGGAAGTGCTCGTTCTGGAGTGTTTTACGCAAGCTCCGTTAATCAGGGCGAGGCATACACAAGGCCGCAACGTATTGGGGCTGTAGATGCGAATATCTCAAGACCATATCTACTGGCGGTGGGTAAATCCATTTGGTTGGTGTGGAAAGAATTTGATGGGGTGCGTACATCAATCCACCTAAAGAAATCATTTGATGATGGAAAGACTTGGTCTGTGCCAGTAATGGTTTCTAGTACAACTGGCTATAGCGATCATCCACTCCTATTAAACCAAGACGATGAGGTATATCTATCTTGGCTTACTCGTGAAGATGGTTACCAATTGATTCCATTAAACTCAAGATAATGAAAAAGCTCCTTCTACTAATTTCCTTGATGTGTATTTTTATTCAATCAGGGTTGGCGCAAAACAATTCCATCAAGAATTACCAAAAAGGGGATTGGAAGGCGGTAACCAAGCCTTATGTTGGTCAAGCAGTAGTGATTCACTTTTGGGGTGTTACTTGCGCTCCTTGCGCTAAAGAGATGCCGCAATGGGGGAAGTTTCTTGCTCAAAATAAGAACGCGAAAGTTATTTTTATACAGGTCGACGATGTTTCTCCCGATAGCGCCTCTAAGATGATGTCATCTGGCGGTCTTGCTGGGGCCAATGCTTATACATTAGCGTCACCATTCGATGATGCTTTGCGCTACGAGATTGATGCCAAGTGGCGAGGTGAAACACCAATGACATTACTTATCGATAAGAATGGCAAAGTGATTCGGAAAACAGGCACTATGGATTTCGATAAATTAAAACAATGGTATTTAGTCAGCACTTAAGTTGGCTGGCAAGATAAAGAATTCTTAAGGAGAATGTAATGAAACAATTTTTAGTAAAAGTGATTGCTAGTGGCGTTCTTGGTTTTGCAGTATTAGGCATCTCAATGGCGCAGGGCGTTACAAAAACTGTTAAAACAGATGCAATCAAAATTGAGGGTGCCTATACCCGTGCTACTGCACCTGGTCAGCAAGTGGCCGGTGGTTTTATGAAAATCGATAACAAGGGCAATACTACTGATCAACTGTTATCCGCAAGTTCGCCTGCGGCAGGTGAGGTGCAATTACACGAAATGACCATGGATGGCAATGTCATGAAAATGCGTCAAGTAAAAGATATTGCCGTTCCTGCTGGTGGTTCTGTTGAGTTAAAGCCAGGTGGATATCACTTAATGTTCTTGAATCTCAAAGGCCCATTTGCTGCTGGGCAAACGGTTCCAGTGAAACTGAAATTTGCAAAGGCAGGTGAGTTGGAAGTGAAGTTGCCTGTAAATGAAGTTGGTGCTCAACATAGTCACTAAGAGCTATTGGCATTGAGATTGCCTTAAATAAAAAAGCCCCTAGTTTTACCTAGGGGCTATGTTTTTGGACCTCTGTTGTTTGCTTATAGATCCAAGTTCAAGTCTGTAACCGCACCTTTACTTGCTGTGCTCGCCAACTTGGCGTACTTAGCTAGCAAGCCGCGGGTATAACGTGGCTTAGGTTGCTTCCATGCGGCGCGACGCTTAGCGATTTCTTCATCGCTCACATTGAGCTGGATTAAGAGCTTGTGTGCATCGATAGTTACTGAATCACCCTCGTTGATGAGTGCAATGGTGCCTCCAACATAAGCTTCTGGGGCAACGTGACCAACCACCATACCCCATGTGCCACCAGAGAAGCGACCATCGGTAATGAGGCCTACAGATTCACCTAAGCCTTGACCCACTAGGGCAGATGTGGGTGCAAGCATCTCACGCATACCGGGACCACCTTTAGGACCTTCGTAGCGAATCACAACGATGTCACCATCTTTAATCTTCTGCGCCATGATGGCAGCCATCGCGTCATCTTCAGAATCAAATACACGGGCTGGGCCGGTAATGGAGGGGTTCTTGAGGCCGGTAATTTTGGCAACGCAACCTTCCGGAGAGATATTGCCCTTCAAGATTGCTAAGTGGCCTTGCTTATACAAAGGATTGTCTAAAGTGCGAATTACCTTTTGATCGGCACGTGGTACGGATGGAACATCTTTTAATACTTCAGCAATGGTTTTGCCAGTGATTGTCATGCAATCGCCATGCAATAAGCCACCATCTAACAAAATCTTCATCACTTGTGGGATGCCACCAGCTTGATGTAAATCTGTTGCAAGGTAAGTGCCGGACGGTTTCATGTCAACGATGACGGGAACGCGTTTACGAATACGTTCAAAGTCATCAATCGTCCATTCAATTTCTGCTGCGCTAGTAATTGCCAAGAAATGCAATACCGCATTCGTAGATCCACCAACCGCCATGATGACGCTCACCGCATTCTCAATGGATTTTTTGGTGATGATGTCGCGTGGACGTAAATTATTTTTAATGGCTTCAACTAATACGCGTGCAGATTCAGCAGCGCTCGCCACCTTCTCGGCATCTTCATTAGCCATAGTGGAAGAGTAGGGAAGGCTCATGCCTAGGGCTTCAAAGGCTGAACTCATTGTGTTGGCGGTATACATGCCGCCGCAAGAGCCGCTACCTGGGCAAGCGTGTTGCTCAACACCCTTCAAGTCTTCTTCAGTCATTCTGCCGGAGGTAAATTCACCAACCGCCTCGAATGCGGAAACAATATTTAGATCTTTGCCTTTGTAATGGCCTGGTTTAATGGTGCCACCGTAAACATAAATTGCTGGAACATTGGTGCGGGCAATCGCCATCATGCCGCCTGGCATATTCTTATCGCAACCACCAACCACTACTACACCGTCTTGCCATAAACCATTGACACAAGTTTCAATGCTATCGGCAATCACTTCACGAGACACGAGTGAATACTTCATGCCCTCGGTGCCCATGCCGATACCATCGGATACTGTTGGAGTGCCGAACATTTGCGCCTTGGCGCCAGCTTCTTCGAGGGCAGTGACTGCTGCATCAGTTAGTTTTTGTAAACCGCTGTTGCATGGAGTAATAGTGGAGTGGCCATTAGCAACTCCAACCATAGGCTTGGAGAAATCCTTTTCTTGATAGCCCATCGCGTAATACATCGAGCGGTTGGGTGCGCGAGCAACTCCCTCAGTGACCATACGAGAGCGTTCATTAAGGCGTTTCATGCAAGTTACTCCAAAAAAGGGTTGTTTCGAAAGGCTCTATTGTGCCGTGATATATCAAATGCCGTATTTCTGGGGTGGATATTGGAGTCGACTTCTGTATGCTGCGTTGCAATATCAAATCCCAGGAAATATTGCTGTTTGGCAGTAAATATTAGCCTGATAGCTAATAGCCTTATCAAATTTGCTGCAGTACATTTACCTACAGAATATTTTTTCCTTTGAATTCAATGACTAAAGTCGGCCACGTTTACCTGATTGATGATGATGAGTCTATGCGCTTATCTCTCACTAGGATGTTGCGAGAGCTGGGCTATCTCGTAGAGGATTACGCCTCTGCAAGTGTATTTTTAGAGAAATCCGTTCCGGTATCCCCAGCCGTTATCTTGTTAGATATGCAAATGCCAGATATGACCGGCTTAGATTTGCAAGAAGCGCTTCTGAAACTGGGTCGCAAGACACCCATCGTCTTTGTAAGCGGTCAAAGCCACCCTCATCAAATTGTGCAAGGGCTTAAGAAAGGTGCACTCGATTTTCTATTTAAGCCCTTTAATTTAGAGGAGCTATTAAAGGCGGTAGCAGATGCTGTTGATTTTGATAGTCGTCAACTAAGGCGTGTTTCTCTTGATGTGGAAACAAAACGTGATTATGAAAAGCTGACGCCCAGGGAGAGGGAGGTCTGTGCTTGGTTGGTAAAGGGGCTGTTAAATAAAGATATCGCCGTCAAGCTAGGGACTACAGATGCCACGATTAAGGTGCACAAGGCTAGGGTGATGGAAAAGATGCATGCGGAATCGCTACAGACCTTAGTCAAGAAGTACTTGGAGTCCGATCTTGAAAACCACCCCCTGACCGTCTGAAGCCAACAATTGTCTATACGGCTAATTACTTCTGTGCCATTATCGGATTAGTATCAAATATATTAAATTCAACAAAATTGATTCTGGCAAGTGAACACACCAAACAAACTTCCTGAAATTAAAAAAGAGGCCTTTACCAAGGCTCGAGAAAGTCTTGGTCTAAGCACTAAAGAATTATCTGTAATGGCATGTTTATCTGTTCGTCAAATCGAACAAATTGAGAATGGCGAGACCGACACTTTTTATGGTCCTCAAGTAAAGGTAACTGCCGCAAAAAAAGTGGCAGGCTTACTAAAGCTTAAAGAAGAAGATGCTTTTGATTTTGGAGCGGTGGCATCGAATAAAGCAGAGGCTAATGAAGAAGCAAAAGAAGAAGTTAAAGAAGAATCCGAAGAGGAGGCTAAGGATTCAGAAAAAGTAGCCAAGGAAGTTCAAGTTACTGATGCGGAGTCATCAGGGTCGGTTAAGACAAGCGATCTTAAAAAAGCAGATGACGCAAGAAAATTTGCACCATCTCAACAAGCGATTAATCAAAGTACCCAAAGTTCCACCTCAAAAAATCCAAAGAGAAAGTTGTATATTCTTGGAGGTATTGCTGTGGCACTCGTTTTTTCAATCATTAATTTGCGCCCATCATTTTTCCCAGAGGTGGTTAAAGAAGAAGTGGTGGTTGTAGAGCAAACTCAAGCAACAACCTCCTCTGATACGCCTGCCGATCCTAAAGCTGCATCACCAAGCACTCCGGAACCCGTTGCGGCCGCCGCTACGCCTACTCCAGTCTCGGCCCAAGCTCCTGTGGCAGCGCCACCAACAGAGTGTCCGCCTGCAGATACCGCAGCGGTGAGTTACAGACCGGACGCACCTAAAAAGGCGGGAGATATGGTGTATTTGCAATCAAAGACTGCGCAAACGGTTTGTGTTGTTGATGCGAGCGGCAAGACTCAAAATAAAACGCTAGAGCCTGGAGTGGGGGTAAGTATTTATGGGAAGCCACCATTGAAGGTGTTAACTTCAGGTGCGGCCCAAGTAGATATCTATTATCAAGGTGTAAAAGTACGCCCATCTAATATCGCTGCAAAGAATATTCTTTTGGAGCCGGCTGAAATCATTCAGCCATTGGCTCCCGCAGATTCCCAGTTTCGTTGAAACTGGCTACTTCAGTCTAAGCTAGATCCTTAGACCGCAGATTCGTTTGTTTCGCCAGTGCGAATACGAATTACTTGCTCAACCGGGGTGATGAAGATTTTTCCATCACCAATCTTGCCAGTGCGTGCAGCTTTGGTAATTGCTTCAATAGCCGCTTCAACACGATCGCCTGGAACAACGGCTTCAACTTTTACTTTAGGTAAGAAGTCGACAACATATTCAGCGCCACGATAGAGCTCGGTATGACCTTTTTGACGACCAAAACCCTTAACTTCAGTAACGGTAAGGCCAGTGACGCCAACTTCAGCTAGCGCTTCGCGAACTTCATCGAGTTTGAACGGTTTAATGATTGATGTAATGAGTTTCATGTATTCCCCCTAATGCAGTAATCATACCTAGAACTGGAAAGAAGTGCCAAATTTGACCTTCTATGAGCACTTTAGGCTCTAAATTGGGATGTGATGGGGTAGCGCCAGTCGCGACCAAAAGCGCGGGTGGTAACGCGCACCCCGGGCGGCGCTTGACGACGTTTGTATTCGTTCAGCTTAATCAAGCGCGTTACTTTTTCTACGCTTTCAACATCATAGCCAGCAGCAATAATCTGGGAGATAGATTGGTTCTGCTCCATATAGCGCTCAACAATGCCATCGAGCACTTCATATGACGGTAGGCTATCTTGATCTTTTTGATCGGGGCGCAATTCTGCTGAAGGTGCACGCGTCAGAATACGCTCTGGAATGATTGGTGCAATGCTATTGCGATAAGCGCATAAACGATAAACCAAAGTCTTGGCAATATCTTTGATGACTGCAAAGCCACCAGCCATATCGCCGTAGAGAGTGCAGTAGCCGACAGCCATTTCGCTCTTGTTGCCGGTGGTTAATACTAGGCGTCCAGTTTTATTCGAAAGCGCCATCAGTAGGGTGCCGCGTACACGCGCTTGAATATTCTCTTCAGTGGCATCTACTGGCAAGCCTTTAAATTGCTCCGCCAAAGAAGATTCCAGTGCATCGACAGGCCCACTAATCGGAATTTCATCGTATTGCACGCCTAAGTTCTGAGCCATCTCCCTGGCATCAATCCAGGAGATGTCTGCCGTATAGCGTGAAGGCATCATGACTGTGCGTACTTTATCAGCGCCAAGCGCATCAACTGCAATAGCGAGCACTAAGGCAGAGTCAACCCCACCAGATAGGCCAATAATCACACCCGGGAAGCGGTTCTTATTCACGTAATCGCGCACACCCAAAACGAGAGCTTGATAAGCCTGTGCTTCTACGCTTTGGGTTGGGGTAATGGATCCAGATTCAAGTTCGGCGGCTGCATTGACATTGACCAAGCCAAGACTAGACTCAAACTGTGGCATTGCCATAGCCACTTCGCCTTTGCTGTTTAAGGCAAATGAGCCTCCATCAAATACCAACTCATCTTGACCACCAACGGCATTGACATATACCAAAGGCATTTTGGTTTGCGCAATATGACTGCGCAAGACATCGATACGCAATGCTTCTTTCTGGAGATGGTAGGGTGATGCGTTAGGTACCAATAGTATTTGTGCGCCAGCAGCGTGCGCTTGTTTTGCCGGACCGGCATGCCAAGCGTCTTCACACAAAATCACGCCATATGAAATGCCATTACATTCAAATACACATGCTTCATTTCCGGGTACGAAGTAGCGCACTTCATCAAATACTTCATGGTTGGGTAATTCTTGCTTGGCGTAACCCGCAATCACTTTGCCATTGCGCAGCACGGAAGCATAGTTCTGCAAACCATTTTCAGTTTGTTTTGGATGTCCCACTATGACCGAGAGGTCTGGAAATTGCGCTAGTGACTTTGAGAGAGATTCCAGCTCATGCGCAGCCGCTTCAATAAAAGCAGGGCGCAGCAATAAGTCTTCTGGAGGGTAGCCAGTAAGCGAGAGCTCTGGGGTAACAAGAAGCTTGGCGCCTTTGGTGCTGGCTTCTTGAGCGGCTTTGAGAATGAGCTGCGCATTGCCAGTCAAATCACCCAGTAATGGGTTGATTTGGGCTAGGGCGATGGTTTGCGCGCTCACTCCGAATCACAAAGCCTTTTAGTGTTAGCGAATTAAGCGTTTTCTTTGTTGTAACGCTCAATCCCCTCCAGAATTTCTTTATGAGCATCGGCAACACCACCCCAGCCTTTAACTTTGACCCATTTACCTTTTTCGAGATCTTTGTAGTGCTCGAAGAAGTGTTGAATCTGATTCAAACGCAATGGGTTCATATCTTCTGGTTTTTGCCAGTGGGTGTAGATCGGCAAAATCTTGTCTTCTGGAACGGCCAACAATTTTGCATCTTGACCTGCTTCATCTTCCATCATCAAGATGCCAATCGCGCGGCAACTTACAACAACACCTGGAATGAGTGGGAATGGAGTAATCACGAGAACGTCAACAGGGTCGCCATCACCAGCAATGGTTTTGTTGATGTAGCCATAGTTACATGGGTAGTGCATAGAAGTGCCCATGAAGCGATCGACAAAAATAGCGCCACTCTCTTTATCAACTTCATACTTGATTGGATCCGCATTCATTGGGATTTCAATAATGACGTTAAAGCTCTCAGGGATCTTTTTACCTGGCTTGACGTTGTCGAGACTCATAAATACTCCGAATAGTGATTAGTAAATACCCTGATCCTCGAGAGGGGTCTCAGGGGTAATTCTGCTACATACTGGTACAGCTTAAAGACCATAGTTTAAAGCCTTCGCAAACCTGGTCGACCTAAGCGCTAGTAGATACAAAACAATAAAGACTAACTTTAGGGAGTTCAAGCATGACTAATGTCACTTTAGGCTTGTATTTTGCCTTGGCATGCGGTGTCCTAGCCGTGATTTACGGTTTTGTGATGCGCAGCTGGATTTTGAAGCAAAGTACGGGCAACGCCAAAATGCAAGAAATTGCAGAGGCGATTCAGCAGGGCGCGGCAGCTTATTTATCGCGTCAATATAAAACGATTGCCATTGTGGGAATAGTCCTCACTATTTTGATGGCGCTCTTTTTGGATCTTGCAACCGCAATCGGCTTTGTAGTCGGTGCAGTTCTTTCCGGTGCATGTGGTTTTATCGGCATGAACGTTTCAGTACGCGCTAATGTGCGCACTGCTGAAGCCGCAACCAAGGGAATGAATGAAGCGCTTAATGTCGCATTTAAAGGTGGCGCTATTACTGGCATGCTAGTGGTAGGTCTCGGGCTCCTAGGTGTTGGCCTATTCTTTATGTTCTTAGTTTCAATTGGCGCTGGACAAGACCTTTCTTCTGTCTTGCATCCATTAATTGGTTTGGCTTTTGGATCTTCTCTCATTTCTATCTTCGCCCGTTTGGGTGGCGGCATCTTCACTAAAGGTGCTGACGTAGGTGCCGACTTGGTTGGTAAAGTTGAAGCAGGTATTCCAGAGGATGATCCACGCAACCCAGCAGTGATTGCCGATAACGTTGGTGATAACGTTGGTGATTGCGCAGGTATGGCTGCCGACTTATTTGAAACTTATGCAGTGACACTGATTGCCACAATGGTCCTGGGATCTTTGATGGTCTCTGGTGCGCCAGTGGCAGCAATCATTTACCCACTCGTTCTTGGTGGTGTATCGATCATTGCTTCCATCGTTGGCTGCTCTTTTGTTAAAGCAAGTCCTGGTATGAAGAATGTGATGCCAGCACTGTACAAAGGTTTGATCATTGCTGGCGGTTTGTCATTAGTTGCTTTCTACTTTGTGACGAACTTTGTGATGCCTGATGATGCTCTGGGTATTCCAGGTAGCCAGTGGCGCTTGTTTGGCTCAACTGTCGTAGGCCTCTTGTTGACCGCAGCATTGGTATGGATTACCGAGTACTACACAGGCACTCAATTTAAGCCAGTGCAACACATTGCTGAAGCATCCACTAAAGGTCACGGCACAAACATTATTGCTGGCTTGGGTATTTCGATGAAGTCGACTGCTTATCCAGTGTTATTTGTTTGTGCAGCGATTTTTGCCGCTTACTGGTTAGCTGGTTTGTACGGTATTGCAGTAGCCGCTACATCCATGTTGTCCATGGCAGGTATTGTGGTTGCGCTTGATGCGTACGGCCCAATTACTGATAACGCTGGTGGTATTGCAGAAATGGCTGGATTGCCACAAGCCGTTCGTGATATTACAGACCCATTGGATGCTGTTGGTAATACAACCAAAGCGGTTACCAAAGGTTACGCGATTGGTTCTG is part of the Polynucleobacter tropicus genome and harbors:
- a CDS encoding DUF2946 family protein, translated to MNFHKNRFIHWIAAMAIAMSALAPAVSQAVSLAKGGHGLAMEICSADGSKMRLDVQIDDEASNSMQPCPYCVTHANITPAFNTNLTFAAPSSFALLPKLFYQSPKPLSVWVTPPSAAPPTQA
- a CDS encoding TonB-dependent receptor; the protein is MRLQTKRNSAVLGLLLSLAIISVSAQIAPPPDYDQKLKSVTVSATRSGSALDEIPLNTTILTKEVLEVAPDQTIDQILKNVPGVVLNDTPYYQKDPTGQSINVRGLGNARTLVLIDGLPANDAFYGTVQWNLVPMSSIESVEFIRGGVSSLWGNYGMGGVINIKTKTPVNSQQEVSASIGSYGTGNIAASKDLMASDALQLRFSADYFSTDGYQQIATISPASPNSIKNGQGPASSHNSNMRLQGYFKTSQDTNGFFRAGYHTMSDLSSGYSFASNIMQETDLAAGTTTRLDNESKVDVNIFYENTGFNKQNGSTTTSASNGVPSNTPYVNANYKDPYSTVGASALFTKKLTGVIDQYVVGVDARNIAGSNFTNNLNNNGTLAAVNYAQGQQTFYGLMGQLKSNAESFPLETTLAARIDQWNSQTPTNYNTGANGANPVYQNIPNQSKTQLSPTLGFLYKLSNNWDLRSAAYQAFHAPGLNNTLRSYGSSTGFSFANPNLTPETMTGYEIGTDYRWKGGFVQLTGFNNYIQSAVASYSLNKNSATDQALAKQLCGASATWTGQSNYGICNSSSLSYYTNNQNLLSQGIEFQLHHDINSQWAADANYSFTSTQLTMSATSDPTGKQIGGVPQNLLGGGLTYYPVPQASLSATLRYVGSSWMNTANTLPVPAYAVVGLRANYDLTKNATVYASAVNLFNRQYITFGTGSSNTGYVLGMPQSINVGARVIF
- a CDS encoding sialidase family protein — protein: MNTKLNSIFTKFLLLGLGGFFILQSAVAQTDHSSHMMDIAPAKPAACAGSGLECANAATPFFMADSSLLLAWTAGGVVSVAQSGDKGKTFSSPVAIAQHGKSLDSGADARPQIVANSNGQVFLAYAFFKDSNWNAQINTSVSNDGGKIFSTPNSLVNDSSSQRFPSVLVQPDNKIFVAWIDKRLVADAKKAGQQRLGGSIAYAFSEDGGVTFAPERIANESSCECCRIGVSGDPKGGVGIVYRAIFPGGVRDHASQIITSSGSGQIRRVSNDGWKTDACPHHGPTIAISDSGKIHVAWFTQGSARSGVFYASSVNQGEAYTRPQRIGAVDANISRPYLLAVGKSIWLVWKEFDGVRTSIHLKKSFDDGKTWSVPVMVSSTTGYSDHPLLLNQDDEVYLSWLTREDGYQLIPLNSR
- a CDS encoding TlpA family protein disulfide reductase, whose protein sequence is MKKLLLLISLMCIFIQSGLAQNNSIKNYQKGDWKAVTKPYVGQAVVIHFWGVTCAPCAKEMPQWGKFLAQNKNAKVIFIQVDDVSPDSASKMMSSGGLAGANAYTLASPFDDALRYEIDAKWRGETPMTLLIDKNGKVIRKTGTMDFDKLKQWYLVST
- a CDS encoding copper chaperone PCu(A)C — its product is MKQFLVKVIASGVLGFAVLGISMAQGVTKTVKTDAIKIEGAYTRATAPGQQVAGGFMKIDNKGNTTDQLLSASSPAAGEVQLHEMTMDGNVMKMRQVKDIAVPAGGSVELKPGGYHLMFLNLKGPFAAGQTVPVKLKFAKAGELEVKLPVNEVGAQHSH
- the ilvD gene encoding dihydroxy-acid dehydratase; translation: MKRLNERSRMVTEGVARAPNRSMYYAMGYQEKDFSKPMVGVANGHSTITPCNSGLQKLTDAAVTALEEAGAKAQMFGTPTVSDGIGMGTEGMKYSLVSREVIADSIETCVNGLWQDGVVVVGGCDKNMPGGMMAIARTNVPAIYVYGGTIKPGHYKGKDLNIVSAFEAVGEFTSGRMTEEDLKGVEQHACPGSGSCGGMYTANTMSSAFEALGMSLPYSSTMANEDAEKVASAAESARVLVEAIKNNLRPRDIITKKSIENAVSVIMAVGGSTNAVLHFLAITSAAEIEWTIDDFERIRKRVPVIVDMKPSGTYLATDLHQAGGIPQVMKILLDGGLLHGDCMTITGKTIAEVLKDVPSVPRADQKVIRTLDNPLYKQGHLAILKGNISPEGCVAKITGLKNPSITGPARVFDSEDDAMAAIMAQKIKDGDIVVIRYEGPKGGPGMREMLAPTSALVGQGLGESVGLITDGRFSGGTWGMVVGHVAPEAYVGGTIALINEGDSVTIDAHKLLIQLNVSDEEIAKRRAAWKQPKPRYTRGLLAKYAKLASTASKGAVTDLNLDL
- a CDS encoding response regulator transcription factor; protein product: MTKVGHVYLIDDDESMRLSLTRMLRELGYLVEDYASASVFLEKSVPVSPAVILLDMQMPDMTGLDLQEALLKLGRKTPIVFVSGQSHPHQIVQGLKKGALDFLFKPFNLEELLKAVADAVDFDSRQLRRVSLDVETKRDYEKLTPREREVCAWLVKGLLNKDIAVKLGTTDATIKVHKARVMEKMHAESLQTLVKKYLESDLENHPLTV
- a CDS encoding helix-turn-helix domain-containing protein → MNTPNKLPEIKKEAFTKARESLGLSTKELSVMACLSVRQIEQIENGETDTFYGPQVKVTAAKKVAGLLKLKEEDAFDFGAVASNKAEANEEAKEEVKEESEEEAKDSEKVAKEVQVTDAESSGSVKTSDLKKADDARKFAPSQQAINQSTQSSTSKNPKRKLYILGGIAVALVFSIINLRPSFFPEVVKEEVVVVEQTQATTSSDTPADPKAASPSTPEPVAAAATPTPVSAQAPVAAPPTECPPADTAAVSYRPDAPKKAGDMVYLQSKTAQTVCVVDASGKTQNKTLEPGVGVSIYGKPPLKVLTSGAAQVDIYYQGVKVRPSNIAAKNILLEPAEIIQPLAPADSQFR